The region TTCCCTCACTGAGGCCGCGGCAAGCGCATGGCTGTTTGCTCGTCGGTCCTCGTCGCAGACCACGCCATCAGCACTTTCGCTATACCACACCGTCCGGCCACGCAGGTCAACCGCGCAGGTAGCGCAGTGGTTCAGAGCAGGCATCCACCCCATCAGGCGCAGAATCCACAGCGCAAAGTAAGTCACCGGAAGCCAGATCCGTCCAATCTGCATCTCCGGTACTACAGCCACGGCCAACCGAAACATGGCGTCATCAGGAGCCTGCTCCGGCAACACCTCTTCCAGCACTTCAGCGACAAACTCCAGGGCCGCCGTTCTCCCGTAATCCACCGGGTCCGACAATGGAGACCACAGAATTTCGAAGGCGTCCAGCCGCACCAGCTCCTGCTTCGGCTTTTCCGCATAGCTGGCGCGCACACAGGTCATCGGCTCCAGCGCGCCGCCAAATCGCCTTCGAGACCTCATCGCGTGCCGGGCCACCCCTTTGATGCGACCCTGCTCGCGGGTCAGCAGACTTACCAGGAGATCAGCCTCTTCAAACGGCCAGCTACGCAGAACAATCGCTTCACTCTGCCGTTGCGTCATTCCCTTCCCACCTGCCGTCCAAACTCTGCACTCAAACCCGGTCACTCAAAACAGAAACGCGTGGCACACGGCCACGCGTCTTCATACCATAGATACGGGTAATCTTATCGTCCGTAGTGGTCAGCAGCCTTCTGCTGGAAGTCCGCCCACTTCTCCGGAAGATCGTCTCCGGCATAGATCGCCGAAACCGGACACACCGGCACACACGCACCGCAGTCGATGCACTCGACCGGATCGATGAAAAGCTGTTCCGAATCGCCGTGACCCGCCTCGTCCTTCTTCGGGTGGATACAATCGACCGGGCAGGCATCCACGCAGGCCGTATCCTTCGTCCCGATGCAAGGTTCCGCAATCACATAAGCCATCTCTCTAATCTCTCCCTTTGCCGCGTCTGAAAATTTCAGTTGTAGGCGTTTGCTCGATTTTAGCAGCAACTTACGCCTCGTCCACCAACAGAAATCGGAATTCATATAGGACTAAATCGGCCTGATTTCGGTTGCTCCTGCTTTATGACATAAAGTCAGATGTTCAGCAGCCGCTATGGACGAAACCGGATCTCTACTTCCAGAACTTACGGAAGTTCAAGTGGTTCATCGATCCTCAGAAAGGTGGTTGCCGCTCGGGCAGAGCGGCTCTCTTTCCAATGATCCATACGATTATCAAAAAATAAGCGTAGCTGAAGGCGGCGGCAATCGCTCCAATCAAAACGAAGATTGCCGCCGATTTCATATCGGATCGACCTCCGCTACCCAGAAACACAACCCCAAGAACCACCATTCCCCCATGCAGCGCCGCAAGCAGGATTGAAATGGGCCACCATCGGAGTTGCTTTGCCGGTGAGACAGCACCCGAAGCATAGGCCGCGCCCAGAAGCCACACAAGGAAGGAGAAGGCAAACGCCCAAAATCTTACTGCGACCCGGTCGAGAGCGCCTTCATGGAACTCTATCGCCATAACCCAGGCAATCGTCAGTGCCCCAAGTCCGTAGGAAAACGCGCTGATGACAGGAAGCAGCAATCGATTTTTTTCAAGGAAGCCAACGTTCATATGCTCCAAAGCTCCACTGAGTCATATTCGCTTGCTTTCATCTTGCCCCAGTATGCTGCTTATAGAGACATCGAGGATTGGAGTGAACCGGATGGCCCAGACCAAAGCCCACACAGAGTATCTCGTCTTCAACACAAAGCAGCGCTACGAGATGGTTCATATCACGCCCCAGGTCGAGGAGATCGTCCGGCGCAGCGGAATCGATGACGGGCTCTGCTTTGTCTCCCCCATGCACATCACGGCCGCCATCTACGTCAACGACAACGAAGATGGACTGATCGAGGATATCGGGACCTGGCTCGAAAAATTGGCGCCCCGCTGGCCCGGCTACAAGCACCACCAGACCGGCGAAGATAACGCCGACGCTCACCTGAAGGCCCTGCTGCTGCGCCATGAGACGACTCTGCCCATCACCAAAGGCAGACTCGATCTCGGCACCTGGCAGCGAATCTTTTATGCCGAATTCGACGGACAGCGGTCCAAGCGGGTCATCGTAAAGCTGCTTGGTCTCGCAAAAGAATAATGTCCACCCTGCGGTTCTGGCTGCGGCCCTCCTCCGTAGCGTTCGAGGCAATGGGGTGAAACTCCGCATATCCCGCCGCCGCCATATGGTTCGGATGCATGGAGCCATGCTCCAGCAGCAGGCGTGCAATCGCACTGGCTCGCGCCGTCGAAAGCTCCCAGTTGGACTGGTATTGCGACGTGTGGATGGGGACATTATCGGTGTGCCCCTCCACGCGCAGAGGGACATCCGGAATCGACTCCGCCAGTGCCGTCAGCACCGGAATCGCCTCGCTCCGGATCGCGGCCGAGCCTGATGGGAAAAAACCAATCTCGTGCAGCGAAATTGCCAGTCCATCCGGCGTCATGCGGGTAGTCAGGCTTCCCGGAGGCAGCTTCTTACCCGCATCCTGTATCAGCTTCGCCACCCTCGCCTTCATCTCCTGCTCCGGCGTCAACTGCCCCGCCTGCGGAAACGGCATCGCCAACGCCGCCGGACGGGTCACGACGGAGTTTGCCGGCGCCGGGTCCAGCGCCGGCGTCTTCGCGTGCTGCTCGAAACTTCCGAGCGGAGTAAAGGCCGTCTGCATCGCCTCCGCCACAGCCGTCTGCTTCTTCCGATCCGACTGGCTGGAGGCAAACAGAACTACGAAGAACGCGAAGAGCAGCGTAATGAAATCCGCGTAGGAGACCAGCCAGCGTTCGTGGTTTACGTGTTCGTGCTTCTTCTTGCGGCTCACGCTGCAGCCTCCGCCGTACTTTCAATCTCCTTGCCCTCGGCAAGGAAGGTTCGGAGCTTCGTCTCCATCATCCGCGGATTCATTCCTTCAAGGATCGAGATGACGCCCTCGAGGATCATCTCCTTCGCCATCTGTTCCTCGCGATGGCGAATCTTCAGCTTCCCCGCCGCCGGAAGAAATACAAGATTGGCCAGACCCACACCATAGATCGTGGCCACAAAGGCCACCGCGATGCCCCGCCCCACCTCGCTGATGTTGTCCAGGTGCTGCATCACCTGGATCAGCCCCAGCACGGCGCCAATGATTCCGACCGTCGGCGAATAGCCGCCCGCCGCCTCAAAGACCTGCGGAATCTTCTCCTCCATCTCCGATTTGTTATCCAATTCCATCTGCATGATCTTGCGAACCTCGGTCGGCTCCGTGCCGTCGATCGCCAGCATGAGCGCCTGTCGGAAGAAGGGATCTTCGATTGTGCCAAGGTCCTGGTCCAGCGAGACGATGCCGCTCTTGCGCGCTTTGTTGGCAAACTGCACCAACTGCTTCAGAACGGCCTCGCTGTCTGCCCCGTTCGAGATGAAGATCTTCATCATCTGTTTCAGAGCTGCCAGAAACGTCTTAAGCGGGAACTGCAGCATGACCGCGCCCATCGTCCCACCAATCACAATCAGGGCCGCCGTCGGCTGTGTAATCTGGCCTATGTTTCCGCCTTCGATCATCATGCCGGCCAGAATGCCGAGTATCGCGACTACGATGCCACCTATGCTGGCAATATCCATAAAACAATCCTCTTCGTGAAAGGTCTGCGTGATTCAGCTTGTGGATTTGTTCGACTCGGCGGCAGTCTCCTGCATATCCCGGGCACGTTTGCCTGCCAGTGCTACCTCTGCGTCCGGCCACGCCGACTGCAGCACAGAGGCGCGAAACTCCATCGTCTTCCGCATGACCTCGTTGCGCGGCTCCAGCACCACCAGCTTCTCGCCGGTCACCAACGTGAGCACAGTGTCCGGAGTAGAGTCGGCATATTTAATGAGGTCGCAGTTAATACTGAAGCGACTGCCATTAAGGCGAGTCAGTTCGATCATGGGATACTTCCTCTCTCTGCTCTCTCATCGGCCCGCGTTACCAACTCAATAGACCAGCCCACCGGTAACCAGGCCTTTTCTCTCCACCCAGGAATTCCCTCAAGTCCCGGTTACCCACGCCGATGAGGTGGGAGAACGCAGGGCCTTTCGTAAGGTAACCGGGCAACATGCATTATCCCGGGCACCCCTGGACAGGCAATGCGGTACTTCAAATCGAAGTGTGAACAGGAGCGTTCCCCCATGTCCTTGGGTGTCTTGAACAACATCTCAGCAATCTACGCACAGAACAATCTGAACCAGACCCAGATGAGCCTGCAGAACACCCTGACGCAGCTCTCCTCCGGTTCGCGCATCAACAGCGGCGCCGACGATGCTGCCGGCCTCGCACTGGCCGATGGTCTCCACGCCAACGTGGCAGCCCTCACGCAGTCGGCACAGAATGCATCGGCCGGCGTCGGTATGCTGCAGACCGCAGACGGTGCCCTCGCTCAGGTCACCAACCTGCTCAACCGTGCTGTTACGCTCGCCACCGAAGCGGCGAACGGTACGCTCAATACCAGCCAGGTCAGCTCGGCCGATCAGGAGTATCAGAACATCCTGACCGAGATCGGTAACATCGGCTCGAAGACCAACTACAACGGCAACGCCGTCTTCACTGCCACCGCAGTCAACGTGTTCGTGAGCGACGGAACAGCGTCGGGCGCAAGCACTTTTGCGGAGACAGTCGGTGCACTCACCACGGCCAGCGTCGGAACCACCTCCGGCGGCGGCGCAGGCGCTGACCTTACCGCAAGCGCAACCCTGGACTCCACTACCGCGGCGGGCATTCTGACGACGCTCACCTCTGCCGTTCAGGACGTCGCCTACCAGCGCGGCACCATCGGCGCCAACATCAACCAGCTGAGCGCGGCCGCAAACGTCGCCAATACCCAGTCGGTCAACCTGTCCTCGGCGGAGAACAACATCCGCGCCACCAACTACGGTCAGGCCACCAGCGACATGGCCAAGTTCAAGATCCTCAGCGAGACCGGTATCGCGGCGCTCTCCCAGGCCAACGCCGTCCAGCAGGACGTTCTGAAGCTGCTCCAGTAAGCCTGTTGAAAATCCGTAGCGGGCAGGCGGCGTTAAGCTGTCTGCCCGCCACCGCCGTCTGAATTTATGGCTAACCACCAAAATCCATTTTGGTGGTTAGCACCTTCTAAGATTTCGACAGAGATTAAGGCCCTTCAATTGCGTCGGCCCGATGCTTAAAGGAGAACCACGGATGGGGACAGTTGGAATCAACTTTGGTCCTATTAATAGCGGTCAGGGTTTTGACGTCGCTTCTACCGTCAGCCAGATTCTCGCTGCCGAACAGGCGGTGGAAGACCCGTGGAAGACCCAGCTCTCCAGCCTGCAGGCTCAGGACACAGCGCTGAGCAAGATGGGGACCGACCTCGCCAGTCTGTCAACCGCAATGCAGGCGCTCACCGATTTCAGCGGCGTCTTCGCATCGAAGCAAGGTGCCAGCTCCGACACCGACGTCGTTGAGTTGACCTCAGCCAGCAACCTCGCCGTCGCAGGAAGCCATACCGTGGTGGTCAACAGCCTCGCCCAGACCTCGTCCCAATACTCCGACCTGATCACCAACTCCGCCGATACCCTGACCGGCTCGCTCACCGTGACCATCGGCGGCCAGAGTCAGAGTCTGAACGTGAGTGGCCAGACACTTTCGCAACTTGCCGCCTCCATTAATAGCGCCTCCATGGGAGTCGCGGCCTCTGTTGTGACCGACACCACTGGCTCGCGGCTTTCGCTGGTCAGTAAGACCAGCGGAGCAGCCGGACAGATCACCCTGAGCGCATCGCTGACGGATGATGCCACGAGTACAGCGATCGGATTTCAACAAGGTATGCAGGGCGTGGATGCCAGCCTGACCGTCGATGGCCTGAATACCACCAGCGCCTCCAATACGGTCACAGGCCTTATCCCGGGAGTCACCTTTCAGATCCTTGCCGTCTCTGCAAACCCCAGCGTGCCCGTCCAGGTACAGATCACCAACGACAACGCCTCCATCGAGCAGGCATTCAGTAAATTCGTAAGCGCCTACAACGCCGTAGCCGACGACATAAAGACACAGGAAGGCAAGGATTCCACCGGAAAACCCGAACCCCTCTTCGGCGATCCCACGGTCGCGCTGATACAAAACC is a window of Edaphobacter sp. 12200R-103 DNA encoding:
- the recO gene encoding DNA repair protein RecO codes for the protein MTQRQSEAIVLRSWPFEEADLLVSLLTREQGRIKGVARHAMRSRRRFGGALEPMTCVRASYAEKPKQELVRLDAFEILWSPLSDPVDYGRTAALEFVAEVLEEVLPEQAPDDAMFRLAVAVVPEMQIGRIWLPVTYFALWILRLMGWMPALNHCATCAVDLRGRTVWYSESADGVVCDEDRRANSHALAAASVREAQRIFRSTIAELNAEDWPKRRSEDLRQFALTMLERHLERRVRSGRALERIQG
- a CDS encoding ferredoxin family protein is translated as MAYVIAEPCIGTKDTACVDACPVDCIHPKKDEAGHGDSEQLFIDPVECIDCGACVPVCPVSAIYAGDDLPEKWADFQQKAADHYGR
- a CDS encoding secondary thiamine-phosphate synthase enzyme YjbQ; protein product: MAQTKAHTEYLVFNTKQRYEMVHITPQVEEIVRRSGIDDGLCFVSPMHITAAIYVNDNEDGLIEDIGTWLEKLAPRWPGYKHHQTGEDNADAHLKALLLRHETTLPITKGRLDLGTWQRIFYAEFDGQRSKRVIVKLLGLAKE
- a CDS encoding flagellar motor protein MotB — encoded protein: MSRKKKHEHVNHERWLVSYADFITLLFAFFVVLFASSQSDRKKQTAVAEAMQTAFTPLGSFEQHAKTPALDPAPANSVVTRPAALAMPFPQAGQLTPEQEMKARVAKLIQDAGKKLPPGSLTTRMTPDGLAISLHEIGFFPSGSAAIRSEAIPVLTALAESIPDVPLRVEGHTDNVPIHTSQYQSNWELSTARASAIARLLLEHGSMHPNHMAAAGYAEFHPIASNATEEGRSQNRRVDIILLRDQAALR
- a CDS encoding flagellar motor protein, with product MDIASIGGIVVAILGILAGMMIEGGNIGQITQPTAALIVIGGTMGAVMLQFPLKTFLAALKQMMKIFISNGADSEAVLKQLVQFANKARKSGIVSLDQDLGTIEDPFFRQALMLAIDGTEPTEVRKIMQMELDNKSEMEEKIPQVFEAAGGYSPTVGIIGAVLGLIQVMQHLDNISEVGRGIAVAFVATIYGVGLANLVFLPAAGKLKIRHREEQMAKEMILEGVISILEGMNPRMMETKLRTFLAEGKEIESTAEAAA
- a CDS encoding flagellar FlbD family protein; amino-acid sequence: MIELTRLNGSRFSINCDLIKYADSTPDTVLTLVTGEKLVVLEPRNEVMRKTMEFRASVLQSAWPDAEVALAGKRARDMQETAAESNKSTS
- a CDS encoding flagellin; protein product: MSLGVLNNISAIYAQNNLNQTQMSLQNTLTQLSSGSRINSGADDAAGLALADGLHANVAALTQSAQNASAGVGMLQTADGALAQVTNLLNRAVTLATEAANGTLNTSQVSSADQEYQNILTEIGNIGSKTNYNGNAVFTATAVNVFVSDGTASGASTFAETVGALTTASVGTTSGGGAGADLTASATLDSTTAAGILTTLTSAVQDVAYQRGTIGANINQLSAAANVANTQSVNLSSAENNIRATNYGQATSDMAKFKILSETGIAALSQANAVQQDVLKLLQ
- the fliD gene encoding flagellar filament capping protein FliD, giving the protein MGTVGINFGPINSGQGFDVASTVSQILAAEQAVEDPWKTQLSSLQAQDTALSKMGTDLASLSTAMQALTDFSGVFASKQGASSDTDVVELTSASNLAVAGSHTVVVNSLAQTSSQYSDLITNSADTLTGSLTVTIGGQSQSLNVSGQTLSQLAASINSASMGVAASVVTDTTGSRLSLVSKTSGAAGQITLSASLTDDATSTAIGFQQGMQGVDASLTVDGLNTTSASNTVTGLIPGVTFQILAVSANPSVPVQVQITNDNASIEQAFSKFVSAYNAVADDIKTQEGKDSTGKPEPLFGDPTVALIQNQLSQGLLTGAASGSIKSLSQFGITVDQTGHLTIDGGTLDNALNSSFSDIQGFFQNASSFGQTFNSMLNGLSSTSMNGAVYLALKQNSSQEDTLNNNISNQEQRIADDKSRLTDQLNTANQILQSLPDQLDQINQLYSAITGYNSGH